From Halococcus saccharolyticus DSM 5350, a single genomic window includes:
- a CDS encoding UPF0058 family protein: MHKDELLELHEQMVLITEYVQDREEVDPGLFDEYAELDISPDDVHKSKSEHKHAVFVLGNALANAMSDDEFSDAGRIGKRMRELADDTEQKL, encoded by the coding sequence ATGCACAAAGACGAATTGCTCGAACTCCACGAGCAGATGGTGCTGATCACCGAGTACGTTCAGGACCGCGAAGAGGTCGATCCCGGACTGTTCGACGAATACGCAGAGCTCGACATCAGTCCCGACGATGTCCACAAATCGAAGAGTGAACACAAACACGCCGTGTTCGTTCTCGGCAACGCGCTCGCCAACGCAATGAGTGACGACGAGTTCTCCGACGCCGGCCGGATCGGCAAGCGCATGCGCGAGCTCGCCGACGACACGGAACAGAAGCTCTAG
- a CDS encoding tyrosine--tRNA ligase, whose translation MDHAERKRLVARNTAEVVTDEELDGLLADDDPTVYIGYAPTGEMHIGHFTTIRKLADFLRADLDVTVLIADLHAHLDDEKSPFDLLDARSAYYREAIEGMVEAAGADPDDIEFVRGREFELDADYSLELLRMAADTTISRVQRAGSEVVRQAENPNLGGLLYPLMQTLDVDALDADIAYGGIDQRGIYMLSRELFDDRDEEPPVCVFAPLLSGLTGGKMSASDASSKVNLTDDSDTVAEKLQGAYCPQGETEDNGVLEYLEYLVFPILDQRGEAFEIERPEEYGGDLVYESYDDLEADFVSEELHPQDLKNAAAEHISLAIDPIRERFEERPDLLAEAYPETYD comes from the coding sequence ATGGACCACGCGGAGCGAAAGCGGCTCGTGGCGCGGAACACGGCCGAGGTCGTCACCGACGAGGAGCTCGACGGACTGCTGGCCGACGACGATCCAACTGTGTACATCGGCTACGCGCCGACCGGCGAGATGCACATCGGTCACTTCACCACGATCCGCAAACTCGCCGATTTCCTCCGCGCCGACCTCGACGTCACGGTGCTGATCGCGGATCTCCACGCCCACCTCGATGACGAGAAGAGCCCGTTCGACCTGCTCGACGCCCGCTCCGCGTACTACCGCGAGGCGATCGAGGGGATGGTCGAGGCGGCCGGAGCCGACCCCGACGACATCGAGTTTGTGCGTGGGCGCGAGTTCGAACTCGATGCCGACTACTCGCTCGAACTCCTTCGGATGGCGGCCGACACCACGATCTCGCGGGTCCAGCGCGCCGGCAGCGAAGTCGTTCGCCAGGCGGAGAACCCCAACCTCGGCGGGCTGCTCTACCCGCTGATGCAGACCCTCGACGTCGACGCGCTCGACGCCGACATCGCGTACGGCGGGATCGACCAGCGCGGCATCTACATGCTCAGCCGCGAACTGTTCGACGATCGCGACGAGGAGCCACCTGTCTGTGTGTTCGCCCCGCTGCTTTCGGGCCTCACCGGTGGGAAAATGAGCGCCTCGGACGCATCCTCGAAGGTCAACCTCACCGACGATTCCGACACCGTGGCCGAGAAACTCCAGGGTGCGTACTGCCCGCAGGGCGAGACCGAGGACAACGGCGTGCTCGAATACCTCGAATACCTCGTCTTCCCGATCCTCGATCAGCGCGGCGAGGCCTTCGAAATCGAACGCCCCGAGGAGTACGGCGGTGATCTCGTCTACGAGAGCTACGACGACCTGGAGGCCGACTTCGTGAGCGAGGAGCTCCACCCCCAGGACCTCAAAAACGCCGCCGCCGAGCACATCTCGTTGGCTATCGATCCGATCCGGGAGCGTTTCGAGGAGCGGCCCGACCTGCTGGCCGAGGCGTACCCCGAAACGTACGACTGA
- a CDS encoding DUF7120 family protein — protein MPKVEITIPEQLEMRIARMVEEGEFLNREEAIEELLSAGMRAYQASGPTDEDEEPGLEDDGMMGHEDEYVF, from the coding sequence ATGCCCAAGGTAGAGATCACGATCCCGGAACAGCTCGAAATGCGGATCGCTCGGATGGTCGAGGAGGGAGAGTTCCTCAACCGCGAAGAAGCCATCGAAGAACTGCTTTCGGCCGGCATGCGCGCGTATCAGGCGAGTGGGCCCACGGACGAGGACGAGGAACCGGGCCTCGAAGACGACGGCATGATGGGTCACGAGGACGAGTACGTTTTCTGA
- a CDS encoding winged helix-turn-helix transcriptional regulator: MSSQQPRHGEEACAVVDSLDQIGSQWRLVVLHDLQDGEKRFNELKRSTDASSRTLSRVLDDLQNVDLVSRRIEEDAPIATYYRLTGKGEALCPVFDEIEAWADEWLDGDPRP, encoded by the coding sequence ATGTCATCCCAGCAACCACGCCACGGCGAGGAGGCTTGCGCCGTCGTGGACTCGCTCGACCAGATCGGCTCCCAGTGGCGGCTGGTGGTGCTCCACGACCTCCAGGACGGCGAGAAACGGTTCAATGAGCTCAAGCGTTCGACCGACGCGAGCTCGCGCACCCTCTCGCGGGTGCTCGACGATCTTCAGAACGTGGACCTCGTGAGTCGTCGGATCGAGGAGGACGCCCCGATCGCCACGTACTACCGACTCACAGGCAAGGGCGAGGCACTGTGTCCCGTCTTCGATGAGATCGAGGCGTGGGCCGACGAGTGGCTCGATGGCGATCCTCGTCCGTAG
- a CDS encoding flavin reductase family protein, with product MTRIDPDDLDGSLYRTLAGAVIPRPIAWVSSLSPEGVANLAPYSFFNVVSTAPPVVMFAPTDRSERPEGLSDSARNALDTEEFVVNVVTEPLAEAMNATSATLPPEESEFDHAGLERAASEAVAPPRVAAAEVAFECELYESIDIGSNTMVLGEVVSVYLDEGVTTDGKLDVEKLDAVGRLSGSYYCRTDGRFRMERPE from the coding sequence GTGACTCGCATCGATCCCGACGACCTCGACGGCTCGCTGTACCGCACGCTCGCAGGCGCGGTGATTCCGCGGCCGATCGCGTGGGTGAGCTCGCTCTCACCGGAGGGCGTCGCAAACCTCGCGCCGTACTCGTTTTTCAACGTCGTGAGCACCGCTCCGCCGGTCGTGATGTTCGCGCCCACCGATCGCTCTGAGCGACCCGAGGGACTCTCTGATTCGGCGCGCAACGCGCTCGATACCGAGGAGTTCGTCGTCAACGTCGTCACCGAGCCGCTCGCCGAGGCGATGAACGCCACGAGCGCGACGCTCCCGCCCGAGGAAAGCGAGTTCGATCACGCGGGTCTCGAACGCGCGGCCTCCGAAGCGGTCGCGCCGCCACGGGTCGCCGCGGCCGAGGTCGCCTTCGAGTGCGAACTCTACGAGTCGATCGACATCGGCTCGAACACGATGGTGCTCGGTGAGGTCGTCTCGGTCTATCTCGACGAGGGCGTGACGACCGACGGCAAACTCGACGTCGAAAAGCTCGACGCGGTCGGCCGGCTCTCGGGGAGTTACTACTGTCGGACCGACGGCCGCTTTCGGATGGAGCGACCGGAGTAG
- a CDS encoding VOC family protein, whose amino-acid sequence MPDTPPTTGLHHVTNICTDMERTREFYEKVLGFHTVKMTENYDDPGTPHYYFSATPEGEPGMTVTYFEYPNSQGQPGPGASHHFAIGVEDEGTLREWREHLMEHDVRVSRVRDRTYFKSIYFNDPDGLVFEIATSGPGFTVDESEPGSEKIDPPEGQGSPTA is encoded by the coding sequence ATGCCAGACACACCACCCACCACCGGACTGCACCACGTGACGAACATCTGTACCGACATGGAACGAACCCGGGAGTTCTACGAGAAGGTGCTCGGGTTCCACACCGTCAAGATGACCGAAAACTACGACGACCCCGGCACGCCACACTACTACTTCTCGGCGACCCCCGAGGGCGAGCCAGGGATGACGGTGACGTACTTCGAGTATCCGAACTCGCAGGGTCAGCCCGGCCCGGGGGCGTCCCACCACTTCGCCATCGGCGTCGAGGACGAGGGCACCCTCCGAGAGTGGCGCGAACACCTGATGGAACACGACGTTCGTGTGTCGCGGGTCCGAGATCGCACGTACTTCAAGAGCATCTACTTCAACGACCCCGACGGCTTGGTGTTCGAGATCGCTACGAGCGGTCCGGGGTTCACCGTCGACGAATCCGAACCGGGCAGCGAGAAGATCGATCCGCCGGAGGGGCAGGGTAGTCCGACCGCGTGA
- a CDS encoding DoxX family protein gives MGRLSTLGRALFGGVLAFTAIDNLRDIDGMAAYAESNGVPAADRLVPLSSGMLLAGSLGVVLGRAPRLSAGAIAAFLVGVTPTMHDFWNREEAEREQQVIHFLKNTALLGGALFFLSRGPADE, from the coding sequence ATGGGTCGACTCTCGACGCTCGGGCGCGCGCTGTTCGGCGGCGTACTCGCGTTCACCGCGATCGACAACCTCCGTGACATCGACGGGATGGCCGCGTACGCCGAGTCGAACGGCGTGCCCGCCGCCGACCGACTCGTGCCGCTTTCGAGCGGCATGCTCCTCGCCGGGAGCCTCGGGGTCGTTCTCGGTCGTGCTCCGCGGCTGTCCGCCGGTGCGATTGCGGCCTTTCTCGTCGGCGTGACGCCCACGATGCACGACTTCTGGAACCGCGAGGAGGCCGAGCGCGAACAGCAGGTGATCCACTTCCTGAAGAACACCGCGCTCCTCGGCGGCGCGCTGTTCTTCCTCTCGCGCGGTCCCGCCGACGAATAG